AGATCAGTGGGGAAAGTGACCAAATTAGAACAGTTTTGTGTAATTAGACAGGTGTATTGGCGGCCGGACGGCACACTGGAGCTAGCATTGAACCCagtggactccccccccccctcccctaatcCGGTCACTCCGGGTATCAAGAGATCACAGAGGTGGGGAGAGAAGAAGCCACTCGAAACTAACTGTGACACTGCTCAGCCACCATcccagtaacccccccccccccctcccctccctcccctccccaacctTCGCCTCCTCCTCACTTCTTGCGCCTCCTCCACCATGCCTCACAGGCCCGTCTGTCACCCCTCTATAATTATGAGGAGTGAGAGTAATGTGTTGCAGTATGAATAGGATTGTCGGCCTGATTGTGATGTATAGGCTTTCATTACCATGTCCAGGCCTGTGCCCTTCGCCATGTAGGAAATCCTATTTAGGCCCTAATTTGGGAGGCTCCCCGACCGTCCCGCCTGATAGCAATCACACACAGTAATTGTGTGCTGGAGCAAGTGACAAGAGTGGAGGTTTAGACACGtagagaggaaaagaaagaaggatcgggggaagaggagggaggagctcCTGACAATGATATATCTGCATAGTTTGGTACATTATTCAAGTCATCCTATGCAGAATACCTATGTTTTTGTGTAAACTACTTATTTTAAGGTGGTGTcttgtaaaaaataatttagtgGCACTAACAGTGGAGATATCCATGTTCGGGATTTGATGTGAATTTAAAACAGACAATTGAGGGGCTTCCCCTTCTCTCATTTTAAATCCACAATGCTACATAACTAATTGGAAGGAGAGATCATGCTAACTTAATAATTATGATTTATGAGACAATCTCCAGTGGATATCTCGCCTGATTTGACGACAACATGTAACCACCCCTCTAGCAATCAATATTTGTACATTTGCCATGTCTAAgttgttaacttttttttttttatatttcattagtTCCTCCTTAGAGGAGAGTGAATTTCTGCACCAACATTAATGCAGATCCGACTCCACTTATGGCCTTGTAGATAATGAATGCCTAATTGACTCATTTAAATACTGTTTGCCTGCAGGAGGGCCTTTGCATTAAATGTTTGATTGCCCTCATATTAACTGTCATTAATCCCCTCCTGCTCTTAATAGGGACTTtatgatgctttcttaaaactTCTCGCCTACCTCACTCTTGCCTTTGCATAATTAAGTAGAATAttcaaaaacatgcaaatgaaggAGCTCTCAGGATTTGACTGATGGTCTTTGTGTCACAGAACTCTAATTACGGGCAAACCTTTGCATTTTCTGTTCTGCATTGGTTCACGGTTCATTAACTCGGGTCACCGTGGGTCGACACAGTTAACTGTCCAGTTTAATGTCCAACTCGCCGCACGCACGCTCGCCGCACGCGCCACGCGATCCGACCGACAGAAGTTCCTGTACCTGCTGTGTCCTTTAAAAAGGAAGACGTACGACACGTAGGGAACTTTTGACAGCCGTTACAAACTGTCACAGCACCAGAGTGGGGGAGAGACACAAACTTGTCTGTGTTTATAGCTTAACTGATCCTCTTATTCCTGCTACTCCAGTCTGTCCGCTATGCCCTAATCTCTCCGGGGGTCTTACTGGCCCAGGATGACAAATGGGAAGGAGAGGCCAGTCAAGCGTGGGCCCTGTGGAGAGGCTCAGGCCGAGGGTCTAACTAAGCCTCCTCAGCTCCGCCCTGGATCATCTCTGACATGGCCTGCACTAACCCCAGGGATCGAGGAGCCACACACATCAGACCCAGGTACGTGCACAGGGACACACCGCCACAAACGCATGGTTCCACACGTGTAAGCATTCCCAGAGTAAGGCGAGGCGAGTCGCTCTGATCAGTACGCTGCACCTgactgattttttttgtcattgacaAAGCTGCAACCttgtattacacacacacacacacacacacacacacttgtcagtTGCACAAACAATTCAAAAATGTCAGCTTTGAACGGGCGACACAATATAGAACCCAGACCCGCTCTATTTCGCTACCCCTCAGCCCAGCTCGATAAGAGCGTGTGTGCTAAATGACCACGACGCGGTGAGTGGCTGTTCTGTGACTTCTCAGCGCATGTAACGCGTggaagcctccccccccccctccccgtttccctctctctctctctctctctctctctctctctctctctctctctagctccAGCTCCGTGCTCCTCTGCGCCCCACTGCCTCTCAGCCACGGGATCAGCTGCAGGCGCTAATGAAACGTCAGTCAGGTAATTGaggctgtggtggtggtggcgggcCAGCCAGGCAGGCAGCCTGTGTGGGTGATGACACCGGGATGCTGGCAGCTCCAGgatctcacaccccccccccccccgcctccccttccacctccacctccccccatGAAGCATCACAGGAGGCCCTGCAGGACCCAGCGGGGTGGAAACACATTGCATTTACACTgacatcccccccaccctcacccccacccatcCACGTCTTCCTGTTTGTGTTAGGGAGGCACATGAGCGACGAGTGGCGAGGTGTGCAAGCCGAGTCGTCAAGTCGACCAGAGATTGTTAAACAGCTGCTGTTAGTTCGGATGATGTTGTGCCAGCGGCCCCCCGGAGAACGAGTCAGAGGTTAAAGCCCTTTGTTATTGCACCCCAGAGTGATGTTACCGTACCTGCCATCCGCTGACCTgctcagcaacccccccccccccccccggtgagttATGGGTAATGTTTAATTCCCCTGCCGTGACAGCTGCGGATCCGCATggtaaattggatttttttttttctttgtgggaATTGCGCTTGTGCAGGTGAAGAGAGGGACACTCACTAACGCTGGTTAGCCGAGGTAACTCTGTCACACGTTGTTCAGaggcctctctgtctctccctgacAAATCAAATCCAACTGGTTTGTTTCTGAGTGAAGCTGATCCGCCCAACCCGGTCCCGTTTATAGTCTGCATGCAATCGCAGCTCTGACCTGAACCTCCTCACACCGGCAATCCAATAAAAGTCAAACTACATGGATGCACGTAAAAGCTGAGGAATAGACATGCATACATTCAGACTGCACAGCTTTAAGGCAAACCTTCACAATATTTGTGCGTTCCAGTACCTGGTTTTAAAATCTCTTTGTATGGGTAAACATGTGATGTATCCAGAGAGTGATCCACATCTGCGTGTATCAAGGAACTAACATTCACCCACATTCGTCTTTTTTATACTCTATAATCTCTCCTCGTAAAataactttttctctttcaaaacGGTTCTACCGAGTCGCTTCTTTTTCAAGGAAGGACACCTTGGAACCTGGAGCTGTTCTGAGAGCGGCCCGGCGATGGGGAATAGGAAGTCTAGATTTAGTCCGCTGTACTCCACTCCGCTCTCTTTGGCCTCCCCGGGGCTTTAATGTGGCGGGTGGACAGTGGGGTTAATGCCTAGCTGTAAGCACTGTTTAGTGCCAGTGATTGGGTTTGTGTTGCAGCAAGCCTTCCCCCAaccagcagaaaagaaaaaaaagaatccagtgGAAATGACTTCCACTGTCCAGCCCTGTGGGCAGCTGTGATTTCTTCCAACCTGCGGTTTCAACTCCCCTCCCCTTTTGTTGCAGCCCAGCTTCCCAGAGGCCACAGGTGAGTTCGATGTGGAACAATGATTAAAAGTTCCCTCACTCAAGGTGACCTAAATAGGAGGAGGTGAAAGTCAAAGTGAGAAACATGGAGACGAGAGAGGGACACACGGGTGAAAGTCTGTTTTGGACATTCGTCACGGCCCATAAGGAAGGCGCTCCATCCCCAGCTTGGGGAGGCGGATTATCAAGACGCGGTCCCTCTTCCCCCTGCGTAGTATTCAGTGATTGTATGAGACGcgatgggtaaaaaaaaaaagaagaaggagccATCGACAATCTAATCATTGTCACATCAGCGGTTGCCTCGAGGCGTCATGTATTTGAACAGCGTTCTATCACATCTGCTATTACCTGCCTCTTCCTGCCTTATGTCCCTCGGTACACATCTTTTCTCTTAACTGTGTGTTCAATCACCAGCGGCGGCGGTGCGGCCCgagcgcccccccaccccctgcccccctccctcgacaGTGACGTATGCCGGCGATTAGCCTGGATACAGTTCAATTATGATAAACAGCCGGCGCACCTCTTAGGTCGTGATTAAAGCCTCAGCCCGGGCCTTGATAAAGAGATCCCATCTCAATGCCATCACGAGCACATTATAAGACACTCCGCCGTGCAGGTTCTGCCTCATGCTTTTCACATCAGTGTTGCAGAAGGTACAGTGTAGGCCTGCGcggcagatggggggggggggggggggggggaagtctttATCATTCACACATGGCCGGTGAGGCGTCCCCTCCCCTGCCCACCTACTATTTTCAATTTCGAACTAGTATTTATTAATAACCTCCACTTCCCTGCAGCCTATCTTACAAGATGCCAGCCATATAACTTAGGATGGGTTTAGATGTTTAGATGAgataagagagggagagagagagagagagaagagcccTAGTTTTGATAAATGGATGAGCAGTGATGAAAAGAAGATATCAGAGGAGCCTGAatggagagaaggaagagagcGGAGCATTAATCCAACACAAGGCTGGTGGAAGGAGGGAGCGAgaatgagagacagagagcggggAGGAGGTAGCAAAAGAAAGATAGCCTTTCGGCTGTGTTCTGTCAAGGGAGAAATTACACATTTACGGAGGTTTTTTCAAGCAACGACGGGTTCCATAGATCATACCCATGGATTTATGAGCCAATTTTCAACATGAAATATAGACACACAGAATCCATTTTACCCATGTTTACTTGCCCTTTCtcactcttttcctctctctctctctctctcgatcaGACCACCTCCAGTGTGTGGAATGGTTTACTTCTGGAACTGTAGTGAGCTTATTAAAGACATAAGACAGAAGTTTCCCGCTATGATAGTTAAGAAAGGCACCCTCTGAAGGGATTTGAGATTAAGCAGAGGTTTTAGGTTATTAAAAAGGTCTATATTCTGTCAATTTCTTCCTTTCAATAGAATCAACAGAATTACTCTATATTCAGTTTGATCACACATTTGAACCATCTTAAACCCTTCACATGATAACAATGGTTTTAGGTTATGGATGGTTACATAAAAAACACCTCCCAGAAATGTTTTTATCTACATCTACATCCACCCACGGAAGGCGTGCATACTCCCCTCTTCAACGCAAAAAATTAGCATAGAAATGAATGTCTAAGCAGGCTTAATGACATAATTGACATGCAATTAGCAATATTATGGGCAGAGAACCTCATGAAGTTACTGTGGCTGTGCCAACCCAATAACGAGCCCTGCTTAATTATCATATTAATGAAGTTATTACGTGTCACTTAACTTAGATGACAGGTAAGGTAAAAATGTCATGGTTCTACAATCTCCCCGGTAAATGTTTATTCAACACTGATTACCTCAAAGTTAACATATCgtttaagaaaaaacaacagaagctTGACATGTGAAAGGAACCACTGTGGCATAAACACATATAACacgcaggaagaaaaaaaaacaacaacaaaaaaacaccatgagGTTTATTGAATCATTGACTAAACCATCTTTAAGGTCACCTgaggacaaagaaacacacatcagCCTCACTTGCCCAACATGGGAGACGGGGCAGCAGATGGAACCACAGTCTATCAGGCGAGACGCACTCTGGGtcaggctgaggggggggggggacagcaacATCGGGTACTAAAGGCTAACACCAAAACACATTTCCAGTAAACACTATGGCATGAttaggcaacaaaaaaaaagcgccTCACATCAGGTCAAATGAGCTCTGCAGCTCGAGGTCCTCCCACTCCCAAAGTCCCTTCTTTCATTCCAATTCATTTCAATTACCCGGTCCTTCCCACCTTCTTCCCCGGGTCCCGATTAGCTCAGCCTGGCAATTTACAGTTGATCTTGCCTCATCTAAGGCTGAGCGATGGTGGAGGCAAGGAGACGAGCAGTAATGGAATGAAATGTCACTCAGTTGTTGCCTTTGTCACAAAGACGCTGGACAGGCCcgatagggggagggggggtgtcggAGAGGTCTCGCCGGTAGGGggaaagttgtgtgtgtgtgtgtggtcagtggGGCTTCTACGTAAATGAACAGCAATGTGCTGTTGCGTTCCCCAGTGTGCCGCTTGTCCAACCATAAAACGTGTGTCCTCCCGGTGACCACAGTGACTCACACGGTCACACGGGTAACAGCGGGGGCTCTGTTCCTCGTCAAGGCTTCTTCACCTTTTTCACTGAGGACGAGCTGGATGCCGACTCTCTCCGCTTGCGCTGCAATGCgagacacaaaaacaatcaCTTAAAAGGGCCTGCCAGGGTTTGCCCGCCTTCAGTCAAACAGTGAACGCTGTGCATGACCACAACGAACGTGAAGACGGCGTCTGCAACCAATACAactttactttattaaaaaggCGAGGGAGCCAGACCAATCAGCGGTGAGTGTCATCGCACTGACTGGATCCCTCACTGACATTTGACTTATCTAGACAAATTTTTGTAATACCAGTTTATGAGCCTGAACATTACACTGTGGCCATTTCCATACAATTtaacaaaataagaaatatgGTCACAAGTTTTACGTATTTGATGTGATTTTGGCAACGGTCACATCCTTACTATGGCttgattgataaaaaaaaacatactttttaACCAGGCACTTTTACTCTGGTCCGATTCAGCGCAGATTCTTACCGAGTTGGGGGTAAGTGGTGCTCCTACAACATCAATGATTTGCTCCTTGGCTTCCACCTTGATGTCATCGGCACAGGGCCAGGATGGAGCCTCGCCCCCCGGGGTGGACGCCGCGGTGCTGTTGGTGGCATTGAGTTCTCCACTCTGCGCTGCGGAGGCGGAGGCGGCAGGCCCGGCTCCTAAAGTTCCGCCCAACATGCTGCCGGTGCCGGTCTTCAGTAGGGCCTCATAGCGATGACGCAGCATCTGCTGTTCGTACTCACAATTGCTGTGAGCCTGCTTCAGCTCGTACAGCAGCACCAGGTCGCTGCGCAGCTCATTGAACATCTGAACGATCTCCTCTGTGGGCATGGGGTTGAGATCTGGATTCAGGGACACAGAggcaaacagaaaacaaacgtAAGGAGCTTGCTATGGAAACACCAACAAAAGTTGTTTACAAAAAGGGGTTTGGAGTTATTTGTCAGGTCGTTGTAGTAAGTGGAAGATGGTGGTCCTGCTGATGAATGTAGTGGTCCCAAACTGCCCATTTTTTAATTACCATGCAACTCAGGTAATTGTTGAAGCTTTGCTTGTCTGTCAAGACCAGTAGATAGGGTTATTGTCCTTGTTACTCTATATCTGTAAATGAGGAGCcatcttttaaataaaacatctcatATCATTAGAAAACTGCCAAATACAACCCCAGGACTAAAGCTTATTGTTGCCAAGATTGTGTTTGTTAAGAAATAGCTCCTATGTGTAGGCTCCCTGCTATTAAATCACACTGGCTGCTCCCTTTAGTCGTAACACATTTTAGAGATGTCAGAAAGTTATGTTTAAACCCCAGAATTAAGTTGACAAATCTTCTTGAGTCTGCTGTTAGCTTTGGCTCAATGTGGGACAAATCacatttttgcctttttcttatTGGTAGATGACGatttgtaatgtaataaaattcTAAAGTCTCTGGCCAAACTTCAACCAGAAGTTATAAACCCGGTGTTATAAGCCTGAATAACTGAAAAatggttgttattgtttattttaaagattttcCTGCTGCACTGTAAGTGCCAAACCAAGAACATCAAATAACCATTTTAGGCTGTTGCAGCGTCCAAAATGCAGATTGCTGGTGCTAATTCACTTACCCACTCCTTGATCTAGCAGAATCTGCTCAATGGCCTTGATCTTCTTCTGGCCTACCGAGCTCGGCAGTTTCATCTgaattgcaaacacacacacacggaaagacacaccaacacacacacacggttgtgATTTAAAGGGCGGTGGATACCAGGATGAACAGCTCCACCTCAGGGCTTTTAATTCGTTTGAAATGCACTTCAACGGGCcagatcaaaatgtatttttccactGAACCCTGTCTGACTGATTGGCTCGCAGGATACTCCGCTCCTTTAGCCGAgctaatacattttacatagagagcagcagctcctcatCAGTCTTGAAGATGAATAAGAGTTCCCCGTTGCTAGGTCTTACAGATATAAGCGAGTTACTAACAGAATGTATCATCACACTGCTAATGAGAGATAGCATGCTCAAGTCAGACATCCTGGTCCCTTGCGTATATTAGCAGCAGGGTCCAGCTTTAGTGAAACTTTCTTGATATAAATAGAGGTTGAAACAAAACGGTCTTTGTAAAAGAAATGTCAATGAAGAACTAACTATAAGTTCTCAATACAGAGCTGTAAGATAATTTCTGAAAACTGTAGGTTTGGTCTGCGCCTGTGATTGTTTTTAGTTCCTCACTGGTCTTAAGTGAGCTGTACTCACCCTCTGACTGCGTAGGTTGACTCCCGCTGATTTGAAGTCTGGGAACTTGATACCTGCCGTTTCTGGAACGGcctaaagaaaaataaataactgatAAGAGACACGCCAATGACAAGCCTATAAACTTTGCACAGACTTCACATGTCAAAATATTCTATTCATTACTATGGGATAGATCAGGACTTCATTTCAGACAACAGCATACAAACTAATGGGACAGGGCTGAATCTCAATCCTTCGGTGGACTATTGCATTGATAAATCTCAACACTACTTTCATTATAGGAAAACATTTCCCACATACAAATGGCTGGCTTGTGCTTTGCTCTTTCTGTATGAGTGTTTATCATACCGGTTTCTCCGTTTCTCTTTTTTGTGGGAGCTTCTTTTTGGAAACTCTCTTCTCTGCACGCCTTAACTCTGTGGTTGTGTCAGCTGCTTTAATTAGTTTCTGCAGATCCTGGGCCTTCTTCTCTCGTTCTTTCTTCCTAGTCTCAATCTTCCTTAGCTCCTGAATAAGATATTCCTCTTCTGCCACctgcaggaaaaacaagaaAGGTGCAGTGTAAAAATTTCTGACTGGTGGAAAACATCTTACAAGGTTCAGTATTattgttgaatttttttttgcaataaaggCATAACTGCATTAA
This is a stretch of genomic DNA from Pungitius pungitius chromosome 7, fPunPun2.1, whole genome shotgun sequence. It encodes these proteins:
- the dmap1 gene encoding DNA methyltransferase 1-associated protein 1 translates to MGTGADVRDILELTGGENDGPISKKDLINSDKKKTKKATETLTFKRPEGMHREVYALLYSDKKDAPPLLPSDTTQGYRTVKAKLGCKKVRPWKWMPFTNPARRDGAIFHHWRRVAEEGKDYPFARFNKTVQVPVYSEQEYQMHLHDDGWTKAETDHLFDLCKRFDLRFVVVHDRYDHQQYRKRSVEDLKERYYCICGKLTKVRAASGTEPKIYIFDAGHERRRKEQLDKLFNRTPEQVAEEEYLIQELRKIETRKKEREKKAQDLQKLIKAADTTTELRRAEKRVSKKKLPQKRETEKPAVPETAGIKFPDFKSAGVNLRSQRMKLPSSVGQKKIKAIEQILLDQGVDLNPMPTEEIVQMFNELRSDLVLLYELKQAHSNCEYEQQMLRHRYEALLKTGTGSMLGGTLGAGPAASASAAQSGELNATNSTAASTPGGEAPSWPCADDIKVEAKEQIIDVVGAPLTPNSRKRRESASSSSSVKKVKKP